One genomic segment of Hemibagrus wyckioides isolate EC202008001 linkage group LG08, SWU_Hwy_1.0, whole genome shotgun sequence includes these proteins:
- the fgl2b gene encoding extracellular matrix-binding protein ebh gives MWLSMFSLWGSLLTLVASQSCPDPSEHNASWVRLKPLGQCKDGESTCPYRITLPPLTVQLPKPFRELEKMARELQRLTQMVNQLKEDCRVCKEKQGMDWNIRTDDEGKDREKIQASRGTLNTKGRQQDIAKRESTDQVTTLRSAVEDIVVISNDEKEVNPTVLGKQRNTNQERNVNPLTTKPKAETSGGPKGSDSSQKNLISRKTFEEVPSVTTTKKKILQSPLDTLSESSFIGGLDNEQRPQHEKASTIKIGHERNPSGTLTAKGKVKSIPEYHVDSVVTVDDDDDDDDDSEDGDVETKQMQTTKDDKVKERQHVTGTDAQNNRGLEPNMKRLTRKQQEKEDKKEVADPGIKESRSYIFEGTNNGNVAKEGHVSVTQQPSLKNKEQNENNNHTAGSTKPKPLKPGTYSGRADTIRGQKKLSSPITGKASASVNVSQINSQTLEIKSKHGFKPDTNTGLESDGGMHSNPIYNVDTASGVKNSRSPTSGRTNTTAHVELIKPKIQKSNSQTPFKPGTNTESNTGVTLRNSRLPISGITDGIADVSPTNPQILDNNNQFKVGTDSESDAGIDSNTVNITKTVTGQKNSRQSILDKANTTADANLQGPKRQSSNSRTSLKPNKNAEYNPEMDSNPVNKIKTVSGKEMLRSPISGTDEGTVNVSPTNPQILDSGKQLRTHTDSESDAVMDLNPVNNNDTVNGLKNSRSPISGRINATADLNLLNPRKPTSNSQTSLKSSKDKEHHIGMNLNPDNKLKNSRSPISGLTDGTVDVSPTNPQIVHSKNQVKVGRDSGSDARVGSNPVNNTETVSGQEISRSDGIGDVGPTNQQILNSKNRFKTGTDSENDAVSDVATLSASNNSGSPNSDITDAIEVNQTYPGTLDGTFKKQLQPGTDKERKPKIDSNPIIGRADARVRVNQINTQKVNSNSKNTTVASTPVNKVETVSLLETPRSPISGRFHPTTDQINPRAMDHISENPLKPSTVSERKVYPYRNHTSDTVNQQETSESRISDSRLDVNDTNPHLNSNNNLPKRQLLPKSKLNMTRPRNGRVKSPHPMSIDNERQQTLRNNKTTFLKKDGITSGRPLPTGLLPRTLEKQKEIINQPERTNHTGISLSKDPTCKKPYILHILPVNKSFGSRETENSSGVYNYTMNNGTTQVYSKTVSIMPTLATHGIVDQAHIKRVKNVTPVKVLDTVNRHIESTSQTAVTKLKKPDGHSQQDLVLHTVNNTGRASQQPVVEEPKGIGRRTEQTPFKTSRVDSNQEKHKKPLRVGGTQIPAGKMPLAVASSERNELNYPTTTAHSYTIKTEFKDKQSKMSQFTPPITTTPHFMDQDHAEQAKTTSRVKVSNKHVHHRHKNPSQEMESKKSHSDTGNKELQSGSNGQGSSEVTDLQPNISDSIQSRAVGSTGIIMDFKVSAGSKVSTTSTDSTNENKGRDSDSVVGNNGGHSVDTNNGNSYPFTINRMTGGTLHKILDGHTNNGHNKKPLTNMNERQGLEKQLLSTCHGDCDPSPTPWSEGNSHKSSNNDRDKPVQDCSDIIMRNSASGIYNVTPSRSGNRTFPVFCDMKSSGGGWTLIQHRFEGSISFNRTWNDYKRGFGKLTGEFWLGNDKIHWLTSTKAMVLRIELEDLDGVKEYAQYDQFHVGNESQYYRLMIEGYSGTAGDAMQYNRKFNHNQKNFTTPDRDNDQYPSGNCGAYYSSGWWFDACMAANLNGKYYETRYKGIRNGIFWGTWHNISIESYLTNDRQSFKTVRMMIRPRTGLLMD, from the exons ATGTGGCTGTCTATGTTTTCTTTGTGGGGTAGTCTGCTAACATTAGTGGCATCTCAGAGCTGCCCGGATCCATCTGAGCACAACGCTTCATGGGTGAGGTTAAAACCTCTAGGGCAGTGCAAGGATGGGGAGAGTACATGCCCTTATCGTatcactcttcctcctctaaCTGTCCAGCTTCCGAAGCCCTTCAGGGAGTTGGAGAAGATGGCCAGAGAACTGCAAAGGCTGACACAGATGGTGAACCAGCTCAAAGAGGACTGCCGTGTGTGCAAGGAGAAGCAGGGAATGGACTGGAACATACGAACAGATGATGAAGGGAAGGATAGAGAAAAGATTCAAGCTTCTAGAGGCACTCTCAACACCAAAGGGCGACAGCAGGACATAGCCAAGAGAGAGAGTACAGATCAAGTGACCACTTTAAGATCTGCAGTGGAAGACATTGTAGTTATCAGCAATGATGAAAAGGAAGTAAATCCAACAGTTTTGGGAAAACAGAGAAATACCAACCAAGAGAGGAACGTAAACCCGCTTACTACTAAACCAAAGGCTGAGACCAGTGGAGGGCCAAAAGGATCTGATTCCTcacaaaaaaatctgataaGCAGGAAAACATTTGAAGAGGTACCTTCAGTTACAACCACAAAAAAGAAGATTCTACAATCTCCACTGGATACACTGTCTGAATCATCTTTTATTGGAGGCCTAGACAATGAACAACGTCCACAGCATGAGAAAGCCAGCACAATCAAGATTGGACATGAGAGGAACCCTAGCGGAACCCTCACTGCAAAAGGCAAGGTGAAGAGTATTCCTGAATACCATGTGGATAGTGTAGTTAcagtggatgatgatgatgatgatgatgatgacagtgaggATGGGGATGTAGAAACAAAGCAAATGCAGACAACAAAAGATGATAAGGTTAAAGAAAGACAGCATGTGACGGGCACTGATGCTCAAAACAACAGGGGACTTGAACCAAACATGAAACGTCTTACCAGAAAACAACAGGAAAAAGAGGACAAAAAAGAAGTTGCTGACCCTGGAATAAAAGAATCAAGGTCCTATATTTTTGAAGGCACTAACAATGGCAATGTTGCTAAAGAAGGTCATGTCAGTGTCACACAACAGCCAAGCTTGAAAAACAaggaacaaaatgaaaataataatcacactgcTGGCTCTACCAAGCCGAAACCTTTGAAACCTGGAACCTATTCAGGGAGAGCTGACACAATCAGAGGACAAAAGAAGTTATCATCACCCATCACAGGCAAAGCTAGTGCCTCGGTTAATGTAAGTCAAATAAATTCACAAACATTGGAAATCAAATCTAAACATGGATTTAAACCTGATACAAACACAGGTTTAGAGAGTGATGGTGGAATGCATTCAAACCCAATTTATAATGTTGATACTGCCAGTGGAGTTAAGAATTCAAGATCACCCACCTCAGGCAGAACTAATACCACAGCTCATGTAGAgctaataaaaccaaaaatacagaaaagtaACTCTCAGACCCCATTCAAACCTGGAACGAATACAGAGAGTAATACTGGTGTAACACTGAGGAATTCAAGATTGCCCATCTCAGGCATAACTGATGGCATAGCTGATGTAAGTCCAACAAATCCACAAATACTAGACAATAATAATCAGTTCAAAGTAGGCACAGATTCAGAGAGTGATGCTGGAATAGATTCAAACACAGTTAACATCACTAAGACAGTCACTGGACAGAAGAATTCAAGACAGTCCATCTTAGACAAAGCTAATACCACAGCTGATGCAAATTTACAAGGTCCAAAAAGACAGAGTAGTAACTCTCGAACCTCATTAAAACCTAACAAAAATGCAGAATATAACCCTGAAATGGATTCAAATCCAGTCAACAAAATTAAGACAGTAAGTGGAAAAGAGATGTTACGATCACCCATTTCTGGCACAGATGAGGGCACAGTTAATGTAAGTCCAACAAATCCACAAATACTAGACAGTGGAAAACAATTGAGAACTCACACAGATTCAGAGAGTGATGCTGTAATGGATTTGAACCCAGTTAATAACAATGATACAGTCAATGGGCTAAAGAATTCAAGATCACCTATCTCAGGCAGAATAAATGCCACAGCTGATCTGAATTTATTAAATCCAAGAAAACCTACCAGTAACTCTCAAACCTCATTAAAATCTAGCAAAGATAAAGAGCATCATATTGGAATGAATTTAAATCCAGACAACAAACTAAAGAATTCAAGATCACCCATCTCAGGCTTAACTGATGGCACAGTTGATGTAAGTCCAACAAATCCACAAATAGTGCACAGCAAAAACCAGGTCAAAGTTGGCAGAGATTCAGGGAGTGATGCTAGAGTGGGTTCAAACCCAGTAAATAACACAGAGACAGTCAGTGGACAAGAGATATCAAGATCTGATGGTATAGGTGATGTAGGTCCAACAAATCAACAAATACTAAACAGTAAAAATCGATTTAAAACTGGCACAGATTCAGAGAATGATGCTGTAAGTGATGTTGCTACACTTAGTGCCTCAAACAATTCAGGATCTCCCAACTCAGACATAACTGATGCAATTGAAGTAAATCAAACATATCCAGGTACACTGGATGGTACCTTTAAAAAACAACTACAACCTGGGACAGATAAGGAGAGGAAGCCTAAAATTGATTCAAACCCAATCATAGGCAGAGCTGATGCTAGAGTTAGAGtaaaccaaataaatacacaaaaagtaaACAGTAACTCTAAAAACACCACGGTGGCATCAACTCCGGTTAATAAGGTTGAGACAGTCAGTCTACTAGAAACACCAAGATCACCCATCTCAGGCAGATTTCATCCCACAACTGATCAAATAAATCCACGAGCAATGGACCATATCTCTGAAAACCCATTGAAACCTAGCACAGTTTCTGAGAGGAAGGTTTATCCCTATCGAAATCACACATCTGATACCGTAAACCAACAGGAGACATCAGAATCACGCATCTCTGATTCCAGACTTGATGTGAATGATACAAATCCCCatttaaatagtaataataacctGCCCAAAAGACAGCTCCTGCCAAAATCAAAACTTAACATGACACGACCAAGGAATGGACGGGTTAAGAGTCCACACCCCATGAGTATAGACAATGAAAGACAACAGACACTAAGGAACAACAAAACTACATTTTTGAAAAAGGATGGAATAACAAGTGGCAGGCCCCTGCCCACTGGACTTCTTCCTAGAACGCTAGAGAAGCAGAAAGAAATCATAAATCAACCAGAAAGGACCAATCACACTGGAATAAGCCTAAGTAAGGATCCTACATGTAAAAAACCatatattttacacattttaccaGTCAACAAATCTTTTGGttcaagagagacagaaaactCAAGTGGGGTGTATAATTATACAATGAATAATGGAACAACACAGGTTTACTCTAAAACAGTATCAATCATGCCCACTTTGGCAACACATGGTATTGTGGATCAAGCTCATATAAAACGTGTCAAAAATGTCACTCCTGTCAAGGTATTAGACACGGTTAATCGCCATATTGAAAGTACCTCACAAACTGCTGTGACCAAACTTAAAAAACCTGATGGACATTCACAACAGGATCTGGTTTTGCACACAGTAAATAACACTGGAAGGGCCTCACAGCAACCTGTTGTGGAAGAGCCAAAAGGCATCGGTAGAAGAACAGAACAAACCCCATTCAAAACTAGCAGAGTAGATTCCAACCAGGAAAAACACAAGAAACCACTTAGAGTAGGAGGCACACAAATTCCTGCTGGGAAGATGCCTCTAGCTGTGGCAAGCAGTGAGAGGAATGAGTTAAACTATCCAACTACTACAGcccactcatacactataaaaACAGAGTTTAAGGACAAACAAAGCAAAATGTCTCAGTTTACTCCACCtattacaacaacaccacatTTTATGGATCAAGACCATGCAGAACAAGCCAAAACCACTTCTAGAGTTAAAGTGTCAAATAAACATGTTcatcacagacacaaaaacCCCAGCCAGGAAATGGAGTCCAAAAAATCTCATAGTGACACTGGAAACAAAGAGTTGCAGAGTGGAAGCAATGGTCAAGGATCCAGTGAGGTGACAGATTTGCAACCCAACATTTCAGACAGCATCCAAAGCAGAGCAGTTGGCTCAACAGGTATCATTATGGACTTCAAGGTAAGTGCAGGCTCAAAGGTGTCAACCACATCTACAGACAGCACAAATGAAAACAAAGGAAGAGACTCTGATTCAGTAGTGGGCAATAATGGAGGACATTCAGTAGATACAAATAATGGGAACTCTTACCCATTTACTATAAACAGAATGACGGGGGGAACCTTACACAAAATCCTGGATGGACACACCAACAATGGACATAACAAGAAACCACTAACTAACATGAATGAAAGACAGGGCTTGGAGAAGCAGCTGCTCAGCACCTGTCATGGTGATTGTGATCCCAGTCCCACTCCCTGGTCAGAAGGCAACAGCCACAAATCATCAAACAATGACAGAG ATAAACCCGTCCAAGACTGTTCTGACATCATCATGAGAAACTCAGCAAGTGGCATCTACAATGTGACACCATCCAGATCAGGCAACAGGACTTTCCCTGTCTTCTGTGACATGAAGTCCTCTGGTGGAGGATGGACTTTAATTCAGCATCGCTTTGAGGGAAGCATCAGTTTCAATCGTACCTGGAATGACTATAAGAGGGGTTTTGGTAAATTAACGGGTGAATTCTGGCTAGGTAATGACAAGATCCATTGGCTGACATCAACTAAAGCCATGGTACTGCGCATTGAACTTGAGGATCTAGATGGAGTGAAGGAATATGCTCAGTACGACCAATTTCATGTGGGCAATGAAAGCCAATACTACAGGTTGATGATTGAAGGATATTCAGGCACAGCCGGAGACGCTATGCAGTACAACAGAAAGTTCAACCACAACCAAAAGAACTTCACCACTCCAGATAGAGACAATGATCAATACCCCTCAGGAAACTGTGGAGCCTACTACAGCTCTGGCTGGTGGTTTGATGCATGTATGGCTGCAAACCTTAATGGGAAGTATTATGAGACAAGATATAAAGGCATACGAAATGGCATCTTTTGGGGCACATGGCATAATATTTCCATTGAGTCCTACCTAACAAATGACCGGCAATCTTTTAAGACTGTTAGAATGATGATCAGACCGAGGACAGGGCTTCTGATGGACTAG
- the tmem60 gene encoding transmembrane protein 60, translating into MSMSLAQRVLLTWIFSLIFLIMLVLKLDDKIHWNWFLVFLPVWAFDTILLLMLIVKMAGRCKPGFDPRNAADNLKKRVWYLVAILLKLAFSLLLCARLEHLTEIFLSFICIPLWALLIGAMVELGYNVFHF; encoded by the coding sequence ATGAGCATGTCTCTCGCCCAGCGAGTTCTCCTCACCTGGATCTTCAGCCTCATCTTTCTCATCATGCTGGTCCTCAAGTTGGATGATAAAATCCACTGGAACTGGTTTCTcgtctttcttcctgtctgggCCTTCGACACCATTCTCCTGCTCATGCTAATTGTGAAAATGGCCGGCCGCTGTAAGCCAGGCTTTGACCCACGCAACGCAGCTGACAACCTGAAGAAGCGAGTTTGGTACCTTGTGGCCATTTTGTTAAAGCTGGCCTTCAGTTTGCTGCTGTGTGCAAGGCTGGAACATCTCACTGAGATCTTTCTGAGTTTTATTTGTATCCCTTTGTGGGCACTTCTTATCGGAGCAATGGTGGAGCTCGGTTACAACGTCTTCCACTTCTGA